Proteins encoded together in one Lachnospiraceae bacterium JLR.KK008 window:
- a CDS encoding GNAT family N-acetyltransferase, with protein sequence MEYRTLENTDSVCIYEAFTQAFSDYQVSVDMPFKSFETMLKRNGFMPAVSVGAFADRTLVGFILNGVRDWDNEKTVYDLGTGVIPDFRRTGIMGELLNLVSTICIKNKISVYQLEVIQDNEKALTLYKKQGFRINRILNCYQLTGKIKEPGVHKVWKLEHPEKLQDDQWTAVKDFWTYPPSWQNAKDAVCAIAKSFSYTIVKFDGNLIGYGIVDKIKGDIAQLAVHPKYRRMGVATEILLDLLKQTKSLEMRVINVDERDQALNAFLKKLKFSVFVKQYEMRKHFSA encoded by the coding sequence ATGGAATACCGGACATTGGAAAATACAGATTCCGTTTGTATATACGAAGCGTTTACACAGGCATTTTCTGATTATCAGGTTTCAGTTGATATGCCTTTTAAATCTTTTGAAACAATGCTGAAAAGAAATGGATTTATGCCTGCGGTTTCAGTTGGAGCCTTTGCAGATAGAACGCTTGTCGGTTTTATCTTGAATGGAGTGAGAGATTGGGATAACGAAAAGACAGTCTATGACCTCGGAACAGGAGTTATCCCCGATTTTCGGAGAACAGGAATTATGGGGGAATTATTGAATCTGGTTAGCACTATATGTATAAAAAATAAAATCAGCGTGTATCAACTGGAAGTGATTCAAGATAATGAGAAGGCGCTCACTTTATATAAAAAACAGGGATTTCGAATTAACAGAATATTGAATTGTTACCAACTGACGGGCAAGATAAAAGAACCGGGCGTACATAAAGTGTGGAAACTGGAACATCCGGAAAAATTACAAGATGATCAATGGACAGCAGTCAAAGATTTTTGGACTTATCCACCTTCATGGCAAAACGCAAAAGACGCTGTTTGTGCAATCGCTAAATCCTTTTCTTATACGATTGTTAAATTTGATGGAAACTTGATTGGATATGGTATTGTGGACAAAATAAAAGGAGATATTGCGCAGTTAGCGGTACATCCCAAATATCGCAGAATGGGAGTTGCCACAGAGATTTTGTTAGATTTACTTAAACAAACAAAGAGTTTAGAGATGAGAGTAATAAATGTGGATGAACGGGATCAGGCATTGAATGCTTTTTTGAAGAAATTGAAATTTAGTGTATTTGTTAAACAATATGAAATGAGAAAACATTTTTCTGCTTAG
- a CDS encoding GNAT family N-acetyltransferase produces MRYNKTIILSNGMECCLRNGTESDGQLVVDNFNLTHSETDYLLTYPDENSFNAAQESQFLKEKAESEREIELLAIVDSVIAGTAGIEAIGTKYKVRHRAEFGISVVRKYWGLGIGKALLTSCIECAKTAGYNQLELKVVAENERAVSMYERAGFVECGRNPKGFRSRIAGFQEVISMRLEL; encoded by the coding sequence ATGAGATATAACAAAACAATAATATTAAGTAATGGCATGGAATGTTGTTTGAGGAATGGAACAGAGAGTGATGGTCAGCTTGTAGTGGATAATTTCAATCTGACACATAGTGAAACAGATTATTTGCTTACATATCCAGATGAAAACAGTTTTAATGCCGCACAGGAGAGCCAGTTTCTGAAAGAAAAAGCTGAGAGTGAAAGAGAGATTGAATTGCTTGCCATAGTTGACAGTGTAATTGCGGGAACAGCAGGAATTGAGGCAATCGGTACAAAATATAAGGTACGGCATCGAGCAGAATTTGGCATCAGTGTTGTGAGAAAGTATTGGGGACTTGGAATTGGTAAGGCTTTGCTGACTTCGTGTATCGAATGTGCTAAAACAGCGGGATATAACCAGCTTGAACTTAAAGTAGTTGCTGAAAATGAAAGAGCAGTTTCTATGTACGAACGGGCTGGATTTGTCGAGTGTGGAAGAAATCCCAAAGGATTTCGCTCCCGCATAGCCGGATTTCAGGAAGTCATTTCTATGAGATTGGAATTGTGA
- the tet gene encoding TetM/TetW/TetO/TetS family tetracycline resistance ribosomal protection protein, translated as MKIINIGILAHVDAGKTTLTESLLYTSGAIMEPGSVDKGTTRTDSMALERQRKITIQAAVTSFRWKGYKVNLVDTPGHMDFLTEVHRSLSVLDGAILVVSAKDGVQAQTRVLFHALRKMKIPTIIFINKIDQSGVVLEQTYQNIREKLTEDMIVMQEVHLCSEIILSDVADFEKWDAVIAGNDDILEKYLSGVPLTLWELQKEIKRRVQRGTLFPVYHGSAKDNIGVKELLEVITEVFSLETDDSQSELCGYVFKIEYTEQKKRRCYLRLYSGTLCLRETILLSKKEKIKITEMSIPFDGEIVPTDTADSGEIVILSDNTLKLNDVLGDEKLLPRKAWTDNPLPFLRTTIEPIKAEQREVLLDALTEIADTDPLLHFMIDSITHEIILSFLGKVQLEVVCSLLNEKYSVEVAIKEPTVIYLERPRKEAHYTIHIEVPPNPFWASIGLAVTPLPVGSGTEYESKVSLGYLNQSFQNAVMEGIRYGLEQGVYGWEVTDCRICFEYGVYYSPVSTPADFRFLAPVVLEQVLKKAGTQVLEPYLSFILFAPQEYLSRAYHDAVKYDAVIETTSLKNNEAILTGEIPARRIGEYKSDLNFYTNGRSVCLTELKGYQETSGEPVVQPRRPNSRLDKVRHMFQKIM; from the coding sequence ATGAAAATAATTAATATCGGCATTCTTGCGCATGTTGATGCAGGAAAAACAACACTGACAGAAAGCCTGCTGTATACAAGTGGGGCAATCATGGAACCAGGTAGTGTAGATAAAGGTACAACAAGAACGGACTCTATGGCTTTGGAACGTCAAAGGAAAATTACAATTCAGGCTGCCGTTACATCTTTTCGCTGGAAAGGGTACAAAGTTAATCTTGTGGACACCCCCGGACACATGGACTTTTTAACAGAAGTGCATCGCTCCTTATCGGTTCTGGATGGAGCAATTTTAGTAGTGTCCGCAAAAGATGGTGTACAAGCCCAGACCAGAGTGCTGTTTCATGCGCTAAGGAAAATGAAGATACCAACAATCATTTTTATCAATAAAATAGATCAAAGTGGTGTTGTTCTTGAGCAAACTTATCAAAATATCAGAGAAAAATTGACAGAAGATATGATTGTTATGCAGGAAGTTCATTTATGTTCAGAAATAATACTTTCTGATGTTGCAGATTTTGAAAAGTGGGATGCTGTAATTGCTGGGAATGATGATATTTTAGAAAAATATCTTTCAGGAGTCCCTTTGACACTGTGGGAACTGCAAAAAGAAATAAAACGAAGGGTACAAAGGGGAACGCTTTTTCCGGTATATCATGGAAGCGCAAAAGACAATATCGGGGTAAAAGAATTGCTTGAAGTGATTACAGAAGTTTTTTCATTGGAAACAGACGACAGTCAATCGGAATTGTGTGGGTATGTATTTAAAATTGAATATACCGAGCAGAAAAAACGACGTTGCTATTTAAGGCTCTATAGCGGTACGCTTTGTTTACGGGAAACGATTCTTTTGTCAAAAAAGGAAAAAATTAAAATTACAGAGATGTCAATTCCATTTGATGGAGAAATCGTCCCAACAGACACCGCTGATTCCGGGGAGATTGTTATTTTATCTGACAATACATTAAAACTAAATGATGTTCTAGGAGATGAAAAACTATTGCCACGCAAGGCGTGGACGGATAATCCCCTGCCGTTTCTTCGGACAACGATAGAGCCAATCAAAGCAGAGCAAAGGGAAGTATTACTGGATGCCCTTACAGAGATTGCGGATACTGATCCGCTTCTGCATTTTATGATTGATTCTATTACTCATGAAATTATTCTTTCCTTTTTGGGAAAAGTACAATTGGAAGTTGTTTGTTCTTTATTAAATGAAAAATATAGTGTCGAGGTAGCAATAAAAGAGCCTACCGTTATTTATCTGGAAAGACCACGAAAAGAGGCTCATTATACAATTCATATTGAAGTACCGCCAAATCCCTTTTGGGCGTCGATTGGTTTGGCTGTCACTCCTCTTCCTGTTGGAAGCGGAACAGAATATGAAAGTAAAGTGTCTCTCGGTTATTTAAACCAAAGCTTTCAAAACGCAGTTATGGAAGGGATTCGGTATGGATTAGAGCAGGGAGTGTATGGATGGGAGGTAACAGATTGCAGAATTTGCTTTGAATATGGTGTTTATTACAGCCCGGTCAGTACTCCGGCAGATTTCCGCTTTCTTGCGCCTGTTGTGTTGGAACAGGTATTAAAAAAAGCGGGAACGCAAGTTTTAGAACCCTATCTTTCTTTTATCCTATTTGCGCCGCAGGAATATCTTTCACGAGCTTATCATGATGCTGTGAAATATGATGCGGTAATTGAAACAACTTCGTTAAAAAATAATGAGGCAATTTTAACTGGAGAAATACCGGCTCGGCGGATCGGGGAATACAAAAGTGATTTGAATTTCTATACAAATGGAAGAAGCGTTTGTTTGACAGAATTGAAAGGGTATCAGGAAACTTCTGGGGAACCTGTAGTACAACCTCGCCGCCCAAATAGTCGGTTAGATAAGGTTCGCCATATGTTTCAGAAGATAATGTAA
- a CDS encoding helix-turn-helix domain-containing protein yields MNQEQTNITTGKQIRHLRTQSGMTQEELAGELNVTRQALSNWERDVNEPDLNTLKKICFLFGVHMDDFAKEVITKMETYEKKEKRQFNKYDMAIGLFYGVGIFLGIGIFFVGGFMTMSGAGWGASLFGGGCFSLVFGLICHAIITLRRNDK; encoded by the coding sequence TTGAACCAGGAACAGACGAATATTACAACAGGAAAGCAAATACGTCATCTGCGAACACAATCGGGAATGACACAGGAAGAACTAGCCGGGGAATTGAATGTTACCCGGCAGGCACTATCGAATTGGGAGAGAGATGTTAATGAACCCGATTTAAATACGTTGAAAAAAATTTGCTTTCTTTTTGGAGTCCACATGGACGATTTTGCGAAGGAGGTAATAACAAAGATGGAAACATATGAAAAAAAGGAGAAACGACAATTTAATAAGTACGATATGGCAATTGGACTTTTTTATGGTGTTGGTATATTTCTTGGCATTGGTATTTTCTTTGTTGGCGGTTTTATGACAATGTCGGGTGCAGGATGGGGAGCATCACTATTTGGCGGTGGCTGTTTTTCTCTTGTATTTGGCTTGATATGCCATGCAATTATTACATTGAGAAGAAATGACAAATGA
- a CDS encoding helix-turn-helix transcriptional regulator has product MARKKKIDKEMGFRLKQARTEQKLTYEELAEKSGVSSRYIEEIENHGNVPSLEKLGQLIRALHISADPFFYPTVPADNLDYQRLLVYLSQCTEEQIITILAIVEAYLRTYKNFSK; this is encoded by the coding sequence ATGGCAAGAAAAAAGAAAATTGACAAGGAAATGGGATTTCGTTTGAAACAGGCTAGGACTGAACAAAAACTGACCTATGAAGAACTGGCTGAAAAATCCGGCGTTTCCTCACGCTATATCGAGGAAATCGAAAATCATGGAAACGTGCCAAGCCTTGAAAAGCTGGGGCAGCTCATACGAGCCTTACATATTTCCGCCGATCCGTTTTTTTATCCAACTGTCCCGGCAGACAACCTCGACTACCAGCGGCTGTTGGTTTATCTGTCACAATGTACAGAAGAACAGATTATAACAATTCTCGCTATTGTGGAAGCCTATCTTCGGACATATAAAAATTTTTCGAAGTAA
- a CDS encoding sigma-70 family RNA polymerase sigma factor, whose amino-acid sequence MKKPSCHDELTIRHRFDRLCQMSLKGEAINYYRHMDYRREHEAMFSELSEKELNQLSVMDEYGVENSHFTVHGYDIEVKDTLIAEALQALSERKRNVILLSYFLEMSDADIAREMNLVRSTIHEHRTRSLEILRKIMEEKADEKEM is encoded by the coding sequence ATGAAGAAACCTTCTTGCCATGATGAACTGACAATCAGGCATCGCTTTGACCGCCTGTGCCAGATGTCGCTGAAAGGTGAAGCGATTAACTATTACCGGCACATGGATTACCGCAGGGAGCATGAAGCCATGTTTTCTGAACTGTCTGAAAAGGAGCTGAACCAGTTGTCTGTTATGGATGAGTATGGAGTGGAGAACAGTCATTTTACAGTGCATGGATATGACATTGAAGTAAAAGACACCCTGATAGCGGAAGCGTTGCAGGCACTTTCGGAACGGAAGCGGAATGTAATACTGCTTTCGTATTTTCTGGAAATGAGCGATGCGGATATAGCAAGGGAAATGAACCTTGTACGCAGTACGATCCACGAACACCGGACACGCTCGCTTGAGATTTTGAGAAAGATTATGGAGGAAAAAGCAGATGAAAAAGAAATGTAA